The DNA window GGTTGCCAAGAGGAAAATGCGCAAATCGGGCTCTCGGCTCTTTTAAGGGCGCCGATCTGTGAGGAATGTAAACGATCCGCTCGTAGCGTACACCGCACCTGCACAGAAAAgtgaagagaagaaataAGAAAAAGCCAAGAGAAAGCGCGCAGGTCGGATTTTTGAGTCagctgagctggagaattCGTTAGTTGCAAATTACTGCATTGCTCTCTGTCGATCTACGCCGATCCCGGCCTCTGGCCGTCTAGATTTCAATCATCCAACCGCCTTTTCTCAGCTGCTTATGCGTTGTATGCATGCTGGATGGTGTGATTATCAGGCCTGCAGTGTCAAAAACTTTGAGCACGTATAACAATCCCCCTGTGATCGAgcattcttttttttcccctcGGCTCCCCGCAGACTTCCCCGACCTAAAGGGGGGTCTCCGAAAATGACTAACCTGGGCCAAGAACACTAGTTGGGGAAGGATCGCTAATAATGATTTGTTGACTCTGCACAACTTCGGAGTCCGTTTTTTATCCTCCGGCATGCATATGTAGTTAGGCGTTCTGTCCTCTACACTGTGGAAAAGCAAGGCAAACTCAATGTTGACGAACTACTTACCCTAAATCGACCGATCTCCCGAAACGGTCCACCGGGTCCGACTAAAACAGCAACCCATTCGATGTGCTTTATCTTCAATTTATGATTTATTGcgaaaaggccaagaaaaTTGCCAAAGCCTTGAGAGCGTCTTCTAGTCCTATCGAATTGTACGGACGGGGGCTCATTACATAACAATTGTAGAAAACACAAGTAGAACCCCTCCCCGCATCACTCAACGGCAACAACCTCAACTTGGAAGGCTGCATTGCAAGGAAGCCAGTTCACCCCAACATTCGTCCGCGGCGGCTGGTGGGGTAACATTCGGCTATACACAACATTAAAATCCGGCAGATTAGGCGTCTCTCGAAAGTAAACCTATTCGATGATTAACAACGATAAGAGATGATACAGAAAAAGAGGACTGGTACCGTGGTCTTCACAATCCGATCCaggccagatcctgctgcTCTGAGGATTGCGTCTATATTGCGAAAAATCTGAAATGCCTGATCCGCCCTGGTGCCTTTAATGAATGCTCCGTTGTTGTCGGTGGCAACTTGACCCGCTACGAAAATGGTCCCGTTGGCTTTAAATGCCTGGGACTGGAAGTATTTGAAGCCAATTGTTAGTTTGCAGTGTGCAATTATCAGGGCTGCGATGTGCCGGGGCAGTAGTACTTACATATTGACCCAGTGCTGCCAGAAGATTTAGTTAGTGGCAGATTTCCGACGATGATGTCAGGGGCAGGTACTTACGACGCGCTGCTTCTCTTGTGTGGATACGCTGAATGCCTGGCCGTGATACTGATCCCACGATGCTGTCGTAAGCAGGCGGCGCGGCTGGCCTTGGATTCATAATGAGAAAGTCTGACGGGGTGTGGTGGCAGGTCTGGTGTTGTCCTGACTGCAGTATGTAATAGATAAGGGGTACAAAGTCTGTTTTTCCCAGAAAAGTGAGTGTTCATGCGACCAGTTATTAAAAATAGCACTAATGTATTTTAGCCTTGTGCCCTGTTTCAGCGGAGTTCTATACGGCAGCCTATCAGCATCGGGAAGCCTCGCACGATGCTCTTGGACATGGATTCCCCACAATGACATAGCTGGCTTCATCTTAGACTAGCGAACTACACAGACGAAAATCACgaatgagaaagaaaacagtACGTCAGTTTGGATACTGATAGAATACCACCCCAATTCCTCAAGCACTCTCCTGGGCCAATTCTTAGATTCACTGCATCTTCTCAATGGAAGTGGACGGGAATGGATTTTCCACAGCCTCTGTGGGATAGAAGGAGTTAGCCTGTAGTCGCCCGTAATAATATATTGCGACCGCAGACCCAAAAAGGGATCGCTTCGATTCTTGCGGGTTCGTGCCGCTGTCGTCTGGAGCGATACGGGGCCAGACTATTTCTCCTGAAAGTGAAGCCCTCCCACAGCATCGAGAACCTTGAAGACCATTGACTCCTGCGGAGCAGTATCGATCACGCGGGTGCTGTTACATAAGCTCTCTGTAGGCACGTCTTGTAAAGGAGTGCAAGGTAGAGACGCCGCGATCCGTTCAAGGTGGTGGTGTAAAGTATGTATATATAAATATAAcagcggtggaggagggaagaTGGGGGAGTGCCTTGTTTATATTCGTGGGAGGATGGCTCTTCTGGGCGGGTCCAGCCTAAGCAAACATGGCTGAATGCACAGGGAAGGCATCCATCACATACAACACAATACGGAACCATTGTTAGGGCTCAATCCGTTTGCTACCATTCAGATGACCTGTCAATGGATATTTGGTGGCAGATCCTAGCAACCAAAGCGCGCAAGACTTCTTTATCCTCCATATACCAATTCATCGGTCCAATGGCCCAACCCTAACCTCCTCCCTTTCCTGCAGCTTGCGCGCATcttccattttcttctcgttgGCTCTGCCCTGGACCCCCAGCTTCTCAAATCGCTTTTTCCCACCGAAAAGCGACTTCGTGATGATATCCGCCGCTTGGCCACGATTCAGTTCCTGAGAGCGTGCTCGTTTGTTGTGAGCCTCCAGCCTTTTCAGGAACTTGCGCTGCCCAGTAGTCACCGAGGCTTGCCTCCAGGATTCTCGCAACGAAATGTAGCGTTCCTGAAACTTGCTTTTTGCAAAACTGTCTGCTGCTCGCACGGCGGTTTCCAGGTCCGGGCCGGATGCAATCTCTCGTGGCCGGGTGAAGACTTGGACGTCTGCCTCGTTTTTGAATTTCATGACATGGTGCACAACCCAAAGCTCGTCTTGTTTCTCTATGGTCAGCCACCCGGCTGAGTCGGTCAATACGTATTTCCGGTCGCTGACTTGGACCCAGGAGTACGAGCTGAGCATCCGGATGTACCTTTCGGTGCGGATGTCATTCAGAAGGTCGAAGACGCTATCATATCTGGTCATGTGCACGACCTTGGTATCGTCGTCTTCTGAGAGTACAGTGGCCGCTGGTTCTGCGGTATCATTTGATTCAACATCCAGCTTCTCTTGGAGCTCGTCGGCGGTCTTCCGTAATTCGTCTGTGCTAGCCTCTTTCAGCACTTCGTCGGGATGCAATCCAAACAGGGTAGGAGCAGTCAGAATTCCAGCTTCCAACGATGCAACCATGTCAATAATGTGGCAATTCTTCTTGCCAGGAAACAATCTCAGGCCTCGCCCGATCATCTGGATCAGCAGGTTTCTAGACCGTGTGGGTCGCGCCAGGAGGACACAGTCGATATTGGGGATATCCGTGCCCTCGGTGAAAAGCGCACAATTTAACAAGACAGGGAATTCCTGCGCTTTAAAAGCCCGCAGCTGCTCCGCGCGAGCGTCCTTGCGTGTGGTGCCAGTGAGGTAGCGAGCGTCAACGCCATGCTCCCGAAAAGTTTCAGTAAGCCTCTGCGCATGCGCCACATCCACACAAAAGACCAGGGTTGATTTCCGGTCTTCGGCATTGGCTAACCATGCCCGGACAGTAATATTGTTGATCGTGGGAGTGTTAACCGCGTTGGAAAGGCTGCCGACGGCAAAGTCACCAAATTGATCTTTCTTGACATGTTTCAGGTCGGCCCCGGACTTGACCGTGGTAAAAATCGCGTCTGACAGCCAGTTGTCTTCAATCATGTCCACGTAGTCCTTGTGGTAGACGATGTGATCAATGGCAGCACCCAATTTAAGCCCATCGAACCGCGAAAAGGTCGCCGAAACTCCAACCAGCACGGGTGAGTCGGCAGATGGCTCGTTTAGTCCAAAATGGTCCAATGCTTTGCGGTAAGAAGGCGCGACAATATGATGCGCCTCGTCGACAAGGACCAGTTTGAACGCGCTGGGGTCGAATTTGTCGATACGCCGCGCAAGGGTCTGGATGGACGAAATGATGATATCTCCTCCTCCCGTGGCGACATTATTGCCCATTTCGATTTCCACGATGTGATCCGGGTATGCGAGGCGGCAGTGGCGCGCGGCCTGTTCGACGAGCTCCCGCCGGTGGACGATGATCATCGTCTTTGTTGCTTTCGCGTCATGTGGAGGGATTCGGCCGATGAGCTGTGTGAAAATCACGGTCTTCCCTGCTCCTGTTGCTAGTGAAATCCCCAGGCGTCGATGGCCCTCGCCCAAGTATTTCAGCACTGACTGAATGGACTCCTCTTGGTAGTCGCGCAGGACGATGCCTGGGGGGCCCAAGGGCACCGTTGAGTTCAGGTGCACATGGCGATATTGCCAGCGACATGGCACCAGTGGCCTCTTCAAGTGCCGCGCGAAGAAAAAAGGTCCGATCCTGCGAACGAACTCCATGCGAATGCCATTGAGGAAGATCAAAAGCTCAAGGAGCTCCAGGACAGAACAAACAGAGCAAACACCCTCTTATCGATAGCAACACCGTTCCTCCCCATTTGAGActttttttgcttcttgAACTCAACATCATTATTATTCCCAAGCAGTGATGTGTCGCTTCTCCGGCATATCGCCCATGTGCCGCGAGTCACTGCAATCCTCGCGACCATGAGCAGCACCAGTGAATACGAGCCGGACCACGATGACGGCGATCCCGAATCCGACTTCGAGCCATCCGAGGtgccttcttcgcctgcgCTCGATGCGCTGACAatatcctcctccgccggcgATCCAGAATCCGACATCACACATCCCCGACTTGCATGGCTGTGGTCGCAGATTCAACAGCTTCCTCCCGCCGCTCTCGAGGAGTATAAGCGGCTCCTCAGCGAAACCGAAAACGGCACTCAATATGTAGATAACGAGGAGCCGCACCTGGTGACGCAGAACGGGGCTGTGCTGTGGACACCTACGGAGAAAGAAGCACTTTTCAATGTCCTCGACCGACAGGGCAAGAATGGAATCCCGGAAatcgcggcggcggtcggCACCAAGTCCGAACTCGAGGTTATGGATCATCTACGGCTCCTGCACCGCAGTTTGGAGGTCGAGCACCTGTTCAAGAGTCACATCCGGCCGGTGGCTTTGGCGGATATCCCCGCCGCTGAGGAAGTCAGCGAGGAATGCGGCGCTTTACTGGATCGGTATGCGGAggttctcgtcgtcgatgagGAGCACAAGGCGGCGATCGAGCGCAAGCGAGAACACGGCCTGAACTGGGTCATCACCGAGACACGTGCTCAGAAGATTAAGGATGGGAAGAACGACGATACGGCGCGTGAGGGTGTCTCTCTTGCATCAGGTCTGCTCAACGTCCCTATCATGGTCCAACTGTCGCGCCGTGTTTTCATGAACCTTGGTGGATCAAGATCAGAAGACAACTGGACGAATCTTGTCATGTCGGAAGAGGAGGAACCATCTATGACCGCGGATGCACTCCAAGATTTCTACGCTTTGGTGATCAGCATCACACGTCGCCTGATCCAGTCCTCGATTTTTTTTGCCATGTCCCGCCTGCGCACTGTACAGCGGCGCGGGAAAGAGAGAACGAGTGTCGTGCGCAAAAGGGATGTGCGGACTGCAATGGACGTACTGAACATGAAGCGCGATAGATCCGATTTCTGGATTAAGCTCGCACGCCGGAATCATCTTGAAGTGGCCGACATGAAAAACCAAAAGGGGTGGGTTCCTCGAGTGTTTAGCTACGACGAGATCGAACAAATCCTGTCTGGCGATGACGACTACTTCAACCTTGTTTCTGAAACAGGTGTGTTACCAGACGATCAGCCGGAGGAGCcagcagaggaagaagaaggcatcGGGAGACCGCCATCTCGAGCCTCTTCTGAACTCTCCGCCCCACTATCTGAATCAGAATTATCCTTCCTGGACCCTGAAGACGAACACGCAGACACGCTAGACAGAGAACGCAGTCGTCGCGGGGAATTAAGACTTTGGAACAAACTTGAgcggccagcaccagcttTTCTCGACGAGCCaatcaaagaagaagacgacgagaacgacCCAGAAAA is part of the Penicillium psychrofluorescens genome assembly, chromosome: 4 genome and encodes:
- a CDS encoding uncharacterized protein (ID:PFLUO_006430-T1.cds;~source:funannotate), with the translated sequence MEFVRRIGPFFFARHLKRPLVPCRWQYRHVHLNSTVPLGPPGIVLRDYQEESIQSVLKYLGEGHRRLGISLATGAGKTVIFTQLIGRIPPHDAKATKTMIIVHRRELVEQAARHCRLAYPDHIVEIEMGNNVATGGGDIIISSIQTLARRIDKFDPSAFKLVLVDEAHHIVAPSYRKALDHFGLNEPSADSPVLVGVSATFSRFDGLKLGAAIDHIVYHKDYVDMIEDNWLSDAIFTTVKSGADLKHVKKDQFGDFAVGSLSNAVNTPTINNITVRAWLANAEDRKSTLVFCVDVAHAQRLTETFREHGVDARYLTGTTRKDARAEQLRAFKAQEFPVLLNCALFTEGTDIPNIDCVLLARPTRSRNLLIQMIGRGLRLFPGKKNCHIIDMVASLEAGILTAPTLFGLHPDEVLKEASTDELRKTADELQEKLDVESNDTAEPAATVLSEDDDTKVVHMTRYDSVFDLLNDIRTERYIRMLSSYSWVQVSDRKYVLTDSAGWLTIEKQDELWVVHHVMKFKNEADVQVFTRPREIASGPDLETAVRAADSFAKSKFQERYISLRESWRQASVTTGQRKFLKRLEAHNKRARSQELNRGQAADIITKSLFGGKKRFEKLGVQGRANEKKMEDARKLQEREEVRVGPLDR
- a CDS encoding uncharacterized protein (ID:PFLUO_006431-T1.cds;~source:funannotate), with product MSSTSEYEPDHDDGDPESDFEPSEVPSSPALDALTISSSAGDPESDITHPRLAWLWSQIQQLPPAALEEYKRLLSETENGTQYVDNEEPHLVTQNGAVLWTPTEKEALFNVLDRQGKNGIPEIAAAVGTKSELEVMDHLRLLHRSLEVEHLFKSHIRPVALADIPAAEEVSEECGALLDRYAEVLVVDEEHKAAIERKREHGLNWVITETRAQKIKDGKNDDTAREGVSLASGLLNVPIMVQLSRRVFMNLGGSRSEDNWTNLVMSEEEEPSMTADALQDFYALVISITRRLIQSSIFFAMSRLRTVQRRGKERTSVVRKRDVRTAMDVLNMKRDRSDFWIKLARRNHLEVADMKNQKGWVPRVFSYDEIEQILSGDDDYFNLVSETGVLPDDQPEEPAEEEEGIGRPPSRASSELSAPLSESELSFLDPEDEHADTLDRERSRRGELRLWNKLERPAPAFLDEPIKEEDDENDPEKNKEVIRKPHGERKTKQDLVDWRDHTLYRSEWEDYGYGMEDLEEELAENRHKRRRLDDSLAESPLEHLQDVEDHEVHVPELGDHYDEEQEQVFSNEDQTQEMQTREIDHYPELPPEP